In one Macaca fascicularis isolate 582-1 chromosome 6, T2T-MFA8v1.1 genomic region, the following are encoded:
- the MACIR gene encoding macrophage immunometabolism regulator yields MEVDINGESRSTLTTLPFPGAEANSPGKAEAEKPRCSSTPCSPMRRTVSGYQILHMDSNYLVGFTTGEELLKLAQKCTGGEESKAEAMPSLRSKQLDAGLARSSRLYKTRSRYYQPYEIPAVNGRRRRRMPSSGDKCTKSLPYEPYKALHGPLPLCLLKGKRAHSKSLDYLNLDKMIKEPADTEVLQYQLQHLTLRGDRVFARNNT; encoded by the coding sequence ATGGAAGTCGATATTAATGGAGAGTCTAGAAGTACTCTGACCACCCTGCCCTTCCCTGGGGCCGAGGCCAACTCCCCGggaaaggcagaggcagagaagcCCCGGTGCTCCAGCACACCCTGCTCCCCGATGCGGAGGACCGTGTCAGGCTACCAGATCCTACACATGGACTCTAACTATTTGGTTGGCTTCACGACTGGTGAGGAACTCCTGAAGTTAGCTCAGAAGTGCACAGGAGGTGAAGAGAGCAAGGCAGAAGCCATGCCATCCTTACGCTCCAAACAGCTAGATGCAGGACTTGCCCGTTCCTCTCGTTTGTATAAAACCAGAAGTAGGTACTACCAGCCATACGAGATTCCAGCTGTCAATGGCAGGAGGCGAAGGCGGATGCCCAGCTCAGGAGACAAGTGCACTAAATCTTTACCTTATGAACCTTATAAGGCCCTCCATGGGCCTCTGCCTCTTTGTCTTCTTAAAGGTAAGAGGGCTCACTCCAAATCTCTGGACTACCTCAATCTAGATAAAATGATCAAGGAGCCAGCTGACACGGAAGTGCTACAGTACCAGCTTCAACACCTAACCCTCCGAGGGGACCGTGTGTTTGCTAGGAATAATACATGA